One Flavobacteriales bacterium DNA window includes the following coding sequences:
- a CDS encoding transcriptional repressor, producing the protein MDSILKRKKMSATPFRKEVLGVFDKYNVAISLSIIEDELTSYNRVTLYRTIKIFLEKGIIHEINLNGEGSNYALCKEECGDAHNHQHIHFKCSSCSQVTCVDIDRFPKITLPNFKIDQLEIQASGLCKKCNK; encoded by the coding sequence ATGGATAGCATACTTAAAAGAAAAAAAATGAGTGCAACCCCTTTTAGAAAAGAGGTGCTCGGCGTTTTTGATAAGTACAATGTCGCGATTTCTTTGTCAATTATTGAGGATGAATTGACATCTTACAATCGAGTTACCCTGTACAGAACAATTAAGATTTTTCTCGAGAAGGGAATTATTCATGAGATTAATTTAAATGGAGAAGGTTCTAATTATGCCTTGTGTAAAGAGGAGTGCGGTGATGCCCATAATCATCAACATATTCATTTTAAGTGTAGCAGCTGTTCGCAAGTAACATGCGTTGATATCGACCGATTTCCAAAAATTACTTTACCCAATTTCAAAATAGATCAACTGGAGATTCAGGCTTCTGGCTTGTGTAAAAAATGCAATAAATAA